Proteins from one Streptomyces sp. NBC_00390 genomic window:
- a CDS encoding acyl-CoA mutase large subunit family protein — protein sequence MDADAIEEGRRRWQARYDKARKRDADFTTLSGDAVEPVYGPRPGDTYEGFERIGWPGEYPYTRGLHATGYRGRTWTIRQFAGFGNAEQTNERYKMILAAGGGGLSVAFDMPTLMGRDSDDPRSLGEVGHCGVAIDSAADMEVLFKDIPLGDVTTSMTISGPAVPVFCMYLVAAERQGVDPAVLNGTLQTDIFKEYIAQKEWLFQPEPHLRLIGDLMEHCAQGIPAYKPLSVSGYHIREAGATAAQELAYTLADGFGYVELGLSRGLDVDTFAPGLSFFFDAHLDFFEEIAKFRAARRIWARWMKEVYGAKTDKAQWLRFHTQTAGVSLTAQQPYNNVVRTAVEALSAVLGGTNSLHTNALDETLALPSEQAAEIALRTQQVLMEETGVANVADPLGGSWYVEQLTDRIEADAEKIFDRIKDRGRLAHPDGQHPIGPMTSGILRGIEDGWFTGEIAESAFRYQQSLEKGDKRVVGVNVHHGSVTGDLEILRVSHEVEREQVRVLADRKAGRDDALVKSSLEAMLAAARDGSNMITPMMDAVRAEATLGEICDALRDEWGTYTEPPGF from the coding sequence ATGGACGCTGACGCCATCGAGGAAGGCCGCCGACGCTGGCAGGCCCGTTACGACAAGGCCCGCAAGCGGGACGCGGACTTCACCACGCTCTCCGGCGATGCCGTCGAGCCGGTCTACGGGCCGCGGCCCGGGGACACCTACGAGGGCTTCGAGCGCATCGGATGGCCCGGTGAGTACCCCTACACCCGCGGTCTGCACGCGACCGGGTACCGGGGCCGCACCTGGACCATCCGCCAGTTCGCCGGCTTCGGCAATGCCGAGCAGACGAACGAGCGCTACAAGATGATCCTGGCCGCCGGCGGCGGCGGGCTCTCCGTCGCCTTCGACATGCCGACCCTGATGGGCCGCGACTCGGACGACCCGCGTTCCCTGGGCGAGGTCGGCCACTGCGGTGTGGCCATCGACTCCGCCGCCGACATGGAGGTCCTGTTCAAGGACATCCCGCTCGGCGATGTCACGACGTCGATGACGATCTCCGGGCCCGCCGTGCCGGTCTTCTGCATGTATCTGGTCGCCGCCGAGCGCCAGGGCGTCGACCCGGCCGTGCTGAACGGCACGCTGCAGACCGACATCTTCAAGGAGTACATCGCGCAGAAGGAGTGGCTCTTCCAGCCCGAGCCGCATCTGCGTCTGATCGGCGACCTGATGGAGCACTGCGCGCAGGGCATCCCCGCGTACAAGCCCCTGTCGGTCTCCGGTTACCACATCCGCGAGGCGGGCGCGACGGCCGCGCAGGAGCTCGCGTACACCCTCGCCGACGGCTTCGGCTATGTGGAGCTGGGCCTGTCCCGCGGTCTGGACGTCGACACGTTCGCGCCCGGCCTGTCCTTCTTCTTCGACGCGCACCTCGACTTCTTCGAGGAGATCGCCAAGTTCCGTGCCGCGCGCCGGATCTGGGCGCGGTGGATGAAGGAGGTGTACGGCGCGAAGACCGACAAGGCCCAGTGGCTGCGCTTCCACACCCAGACCGCCGGTGTCTCGCTCACCGCCCAGCAGCCGTACAACAACGTGGTGCGTACGGCCGTCGAGGCCCTGTCCGCGGTTCTCGGCGGCACCAACTCCCTGCACACCAACGCCCTCGACGAGACCCTCGCCCTCCCCAGCGAGCAGGCCGCCGAGATCGCCCTGCGCACCCAGCAGGTGCTGATGGAGGAGACCGGCGTCGCCAACGTCGCCGACCCGCTCGGCGGTTCCTGGTACGTGGAGCAGCTCACGGACCGGATCGAGGCCGACGCCGAGAAGATCTTCGACCGGATCAAGGACCGGGGGCGTCTGGCGCACCCCGACGGACAGCACCCGATCGGCCCGATGACCTCGGGCATCCTGCGCGGGATCGAGGACGGCTGGTTCACCGGAGAGATCGCCGAGTCGGCCTTCCGCTACCAGCAGTCGCTGGAGAAGGGCGACAAGCGCGTCGTGGGCGTGAATGTCCACCACGGCTCGGTCACCGGGGACCTGGAGATCCTGCGGGTCAGCCACGAGGTCGAGCGCGAGCAGGTGCGCGTGCTGGCCGACCGCAAGGCCGGGCGGGACGACGCGCTCGTGAAGTCCTCGCTGGAGGCGATGCTCGCCGCGGCGCGCGACGGATCGAACATGATCACGCCGATGATGGACGCGGTGCGGGCCGAGGCCACACTGGGCGAGATCTGCGACGCGCTGCGCGACGAGTGGGGCACCTACACGGAGCCCCCCGGCTTCTGA
- a CDS encoding AIM24 family protein — protein sequence MFRLQGSKVLAVDMTGDAVKAKNGSMVAYDGQMTFKKMSGGGEGIRGMVTRRLTGEQMTMMEVKGQGTCFFADRASEINLVNLHGDKLYVESSNLLCTDAGLRTGTTFTGLRGGATGNGLFTTTVEGTGQAAVMSDGQAVVLRVTPQYPLSVDPGAYIAHQGNLRQDFQSGVTFRTFLGEGGGEAFQIRFEGDGLVYVQPSERNTVGGDV from the coding sequence ATGTTCCGACTCCAAGGCAGCAAAGTGCTCGCCGTCGACATGACCGGCGACGCCGTCAAAGCGAAGAACGGTTCGATGGTCGCCTACGACGGCCAGATGACCTTCAAGAAGATGTCCGGTGGCGGTGAGGGCATCCGCGGGATGGTCACCCGCCGGCTCACCGGCGAGCAGATGACCATGATGGAAGTGAAGGGGCAGGGCACCTGCTTCTTCGCCGACCGCGCGTCCGAGATCAACCTCGTGAACCTGCATGGCGACAAGCTCTACGTCGAGTCGAGCAACCTGCTGTGCACCGACGCGGGACTGCGCACCGGCACGACGTTCACCGGACTGCGTGGCGGCGCGACGGGCAACGGGCTGTTCACCACCACCGTGGAGGGCACCGGCCAGGCGGCGGTCATGTCGGACGGTCAGGCCGTGGTGCTGCGCGTGACGCCGCAGTACCCGCTGTCGGTCGACCCCGGCGCGTACATCGCGCACCAGGGCAATCTGCGGCAGGACTTCCAGTCGGGTGTGACCTTCCGCACGTTCCTCGGTGAGGGCGGCGGCGAGGCGTTCCAGATCCGCTTCGAGGGCGACGGGCTCGTCTACGTCCAGCCGAGCGAGCGGAACACCGTCGGAGGGGACGTCTGA
- a CDS encoding MTH1187 family thiamine-binding protein, with protein sequence MIVAFSVTPLGVGEDVGEYVADAVRVVRESGLPNRTDAMFTSVEGDWDEVMDVVRRAVAAVEERVPRVSLVLKADIRPGVTDALTSKVETVERHLAG encoded by the coding sequence GTGATCGTCGCCTTCTCCGTCACCCCGCTGGGCGTCGGTGAGGACGTCGGCGAGTACGTCGCCGACGCTGTGCGGGTTGTCCGCGAGTCCGGGCTGCCCAACCGTACGGACGCGATGTTCACCTCGGTCGAAGGTGACTGGGACGAGGTGATGGACGTCGTCAGGCGCGCCGTCGCCGCCGTCGAGGAACGTGTGCCGCGCGTCTCCCTCGTCCTCAAGGCCGACATCCGCCCGGGAGTGACGGACGCGCTGACCTCCAAGGTCGAGACCGTGGAACGCCATCTGGCGGGCTGA
- a CDS encoding DUF3817 domain-containing protein — protein sequence MKANVLTRYRAMAYITAVWLLVFTAAIVAKYAFHVGDTMLISQIHGVLFIVYVIFAFDLGSKAKWPFGKLLWVLAAGCIPFASFFVEPKITRETRRHIADAVSPVKAEA from the coding sequence ATGAAAGCGAATGTGCTGACCCGCTACCGGGCGATGGCCTACATCACCGCCGTGTGGCTGCTTGTCTTCACCGCGGCGATCGTCGCGAAGTACGCGTTCCACGTCGGCGACACCATGCTGATCTCGCAGATCCACGGTGTGCTCTTCATCGTCTACGTGATCTTCGCCTTCGATCTGGGCTCCAAGGCGAAGTGGCCGTTCGGCAAGCTGCTGTGGGTGCTGGCCGCGGGCTGCATTCCGTTCGCCTCCTTCTTCGTCGAGCCGAAGATCACCCGGGAGACCCGCCGGCACATCGCGGACGCCGTGAGCCCGGTCAAGGCCGAGGCCTGA
- a CDS encoding AIM24 family protein — translation MPFREVNSKMVEATVVPGQKMYSQRGAMLAYKGEVSFTPNMSGGQGGLMSMIGRRVANEATPLMTVEGSGTVMFGHGGHHIQVINLTGDTLCVEADRLLAFDGTLQQGTMFMGSQGGVMGMVRGQVTGQGLFTTTLKGHGAVAVMAHGGVIELPITPGRAVHVDPQAYVAHHGDVRNKLSTALGWRDMVGRGSGEAFQLELSGSGAVYVQASEEKL, via the coding sequence ATGCCGTTCCGCGAGGTCAATTCCAAGATGGTCGAGGCCACCGTGGTCCCGGGCCAGAAGATGTACTCCCAGCGCGGCGCCATGCTCGCGTACAAGGGCGAGGTCTCGTTCACGCCGAACATGAGCGGCGGTCAGGGCGGGCTGATGTCGATGATCGGGCGCCGCGTGGCGAACGAGGCGACGCCACTGATGACGGTCGAGGGCAGCGGGACCGTGATGTTCGGCCACGGCGGCCATCACATCCAGGTCATCAACCTCACCGGCGACACCCTCTGTGTCGAGGCGGACCGGCTGCTCGCTTTCGACGGGACACTGCAGCAGGGAACGATGTTCATGGGCTCGCAGGGCGGGGTCATGGGCATGGTGCGCGGGCAGGTGACCGGCCAGGGCCTGTTCACCACGACCCTCAAGGGCCACGGCGCGGTCGCGGTGATGGCGCACGGCGGAGTGATCGAGCTGCCGATCACCCCGGGGCGGGCGGTCCATGTGGACCCGCAGGCGTATGTCGCGCACCACGGCGACGTACGCAACAAGCTCTCCACGGCGCTGGGTTGGCGCGACATGGTGGGCCGCGGCTCGGGCGAGGCGTTCCAGCTCGAGCTCAGCGGCAGCGGTGCGGTGTACGTCCAGGCGTCGGAGGAGAAGCTGTGA
- a CDS encoding MarR family winged helix-turn-helix transcriptional regulator has product MPKPLSLPFDPIARADELWQQRWGPVPSMAAITSIMRAHQILLAEVDAVVKPYGLTFARYEALVLLTFSKAGELPMSKIGERLMVHPTSVTNTVDRLVRSGLVDKRPNPNDGRGTLASITDKGREVVEAATRDLMAMDFGLGAYDAEECAEIFALLRPLRIAADDFDAK; this is encoded by the coding sequence GTGCCGAAGCCGCTCAGTCTTCCCTTCGACCCCATCGCCCGAGCCGATGAGCTCTGGCAGCAGCGATGGGGGCCGGTGCCCTCGATGGCAGCGATCACCTCGATCATGCGCGCCCACCAGATCCTGCTCGCTGAGGTCGACGCCGTGGTCAAGCCGTACGGGCTGACCTTCGCGCGGTACGAGGCGCTGGTGCTGCTCACCTTCTCCAAGGCCGGCGAGCTGCCGATGTCCAAGATCGGCGAGCGTCTGATGGTGCACCCGACCTCGGTCACGAACACCGTCGACCGGCTGGTGAGGTCCGGTCTGGTCGACAAGCGCCCGAACCCGAACGACGGCCGCGGCACCCTGGCCTCCATCACGGACAAGGGGCGCGAGGTGGTCGAGGCGGCCACCCGCGACCTGATGGCCATGGACTTCGGGCTCGGCGCGTACGACGCGGAGGAGTGCGCGGAGATCTTCGCGCTGCTGCGCCCGCTGCGGATCGCGGCGGACGACTTCGACGCGAAATAG
- a CDS encoding DUF3817 domain-containing protein: MDIKTATAIHRLRLISVPEALSFPALLIFGSLLSRISDIDFLMMPLGILHGVLFVIYAVLLLDVWAKTKWPLERVGLFFLLALLPFGGLYGDKLLKRYEQDAVIATRARRESKVDA; the protein is encoded by the coding sequence GTGGACATCAAGACCGCCACCGCCATCCACCGGCTGCGCCTCATCTCCGTCCCGGAGGCGCTCTCCTTCCCCGCTCTGCTGATCTTCGGCTCGCTGCTGAGCCGCATTTCGGACATCGACTTCCTGATGATGCCTCTCGGGATCCTGCACGGCGTGCTCTTCGTGATCTACGCGGTGCTGCTGCTCGACGTGTGGGCGAAGACCAAGTGGCCCCTCGAGCGGGTCGGCCTCTTCTTCCTTCTCGCGCTCCTGCCGTTCGGCGGCCTGTACGGCGACAAGCTGCTGAAGCGCTACGAGCAGGACGCCGTCATCGCCACCCGCGCCCGCCGCGAGAGCAAGGTGGACGCGTGA